One segment of Leptotrichia sp. oral taxon 215 str. W9775 DNA contains the following:
- a CDS encoding bifunctional precorrin-2 dehydrogenase/sirohydrochlorin ferrochelatase: MFFPLFVNIENKEVLIIGGGKIGGRKAQTLREYGGNVTVYSEKVTEETILADENIKVVNKNVSHDEGEIKELVKKYFLVVAATDDTELNDRISHACMCENILVNNVSSKTEMNAMFTAVVKNDEFQIGIGSYGKSCRRSKALKGKVQELIDEISKTEKEVE, translated from the coding sequence ATGTTTTTTCCATTATTTGTAAATATTGAGAATAAAGAAGTATTAATTATTGGCGGGGGAAAAATAGGTGGAAGGAAAGCACAGACTTTAAGGGAATATGGGGGAAATGTTACTGTGTATTCTGAAAAAGTTACAGAAGAAACAATACTGGCAGATGAAAATATAAAAGTAGTAAATAAAAATGTATCACACGATGAGGGAGAAATAAAGGAACTTGTAAAAAAATATTTTCTTGTGGTGGCGGCTACAGATGATACTGAATTAAACGACAGGATATCGCATGCGTGCATGTGTGAAAATATACTTGTAAACAATGTTTCTTCAAAAACTGAAATGAATGCCATGTTTACGGCAGTTGTGAAAAACGATGAATTTCAGATAGGAATAGGTTCTTACGGAAAAAGCTGCAGAAGATCAAAGGCTTTAAAGGGAAAAGTACAGGAGCTTATAGATGAAATTTCAAAAACAGAAAAAGAGGTTGAATAA
- the hemB gene encoding porphobilinogen synthase gives MYKRHRKLRNSSAIRNLVKNIYLEKGDLIYPIFIEEGENIKREINSMPGIFRYSIDRIDEELEELKKLGISSILLFGVPLHKDECATEGYNENGVIQNAIRYIKKKYPEFLVIGDVCCCEYTSHGHCGILDEKGNVKNDETLEVLSKIALSYAKAGVDIVAPSDMMDGRVRKISEVLSENGFNNIPIMCYSVKYSSSFYGPFREAAGSAPKFGDRKSYQMDFRYSGDALSEVEADLMQGADMVIIKPAMAYLDILYKIKENFGVPVIAYSVSGEYSMIKAAAINGWIDEKSIVMEQMYAFKRAGANAVITYFAKDVARYLDEG, from the coding sequence ATGTATAAAAGACATAGAAAATTGAGAAATAGCAGTGCAATAAGAAATTTAGTCAAAAATATTTATCTTGAAAAAGGAGATTTGATATATCCTATTTTTATTGAAGAAGGGGAAAATATAAAAAGAGAAATTAATTCGATGCCCGGAATTTTCAGATATTCCATTGACAGAATTGATGAAGAGCTGGAAGAACTGAAAAAACTCGGAATAAGCTCCATATTATTATTTGGGGTACCTTTACATAAGGATGAGTGTGCTACGGAAGGATATAATGAAAATGGGGTTATTCAGAATGCAATAAGATATATAAAAAAGAAATATCCTGAATTTTTAGTAATTGGTGATGTATGCTGCTGTGAATATACAAGTCATGGCCATTGCGGAATACTTGATGAAAAAGGAAATGTGAAAAATGATGAAACTCTGGAAGTGCTGTCAAAAATAGCATTGTCCTATGCAAAGGCAGGTGTGGATATAGTTGCACCTTCAGATATGATGGACGGAAGAGTGAGAAAAATATCGGAAGTTCTTTCAGAAAATGGATTTAATAATATTCCGATTATGTGTTATTCTGTAAAATATTCATCTTCATTTTATGGGCCTTTCAGGGAAGCGGCAGGTTCAGCACCAAAATTTGGAGACAGAAAGTCCTATCAGATGGATTTCAGATATTCAGGAGATGCACTGAGTGAAGTGGAAGCTGATCTCATGCAGGGGGCTGACATGGTAATAATAAAGCCTGCAATGGCTTATCTGGATATACTTTATAAAATTAAGGAAAATTTTGGAGTTCCTGTTATAGCCTACAGTGTTTCAGGAGAATATTCCATGATAAAGGCTGCGGCAATTAATGGCTGGATAGATGAAAAAAGTATAGTCATGGAACAGATGTATGCTTTTAAAAGGGCAGGAGCAAATGCAGTAATAACGTATTTTGCAAAGGATGTGGCACGATATCTTGATGAGGGATAA
- a CDS encoding sirohydrochlorin cobaltochelatase, translating into MVICAGENMGKAILVTSFGTSHRDTREKCLDVIENKVKEKYGQEKVERAYTSGIIRRIIEKREGIHIYDQKEGLEALKNKGYNEIITMSLHILGGIEYSKLDDSYGKVTEPLLKAEEDYLKIVNNEEFNNLEGNDAIVFMGHGTESAADSTYQKLQEEYIKAGKNNIFVATVEGEVTIEDIIEKLKTGNYKKILLKPFMIVAGDHAKNDMASDEEDSWKTMLKNEGYEVTALLKGMGEYEFIQDMFMDKLEKVYKNKN; encoded by the coding sequence ATGGTAATTTGTGCAGGAGAAAATATGGGAAAAGCGATTCTTGTAACGAGTTTTGGGACTTCACATAGGGATACGAGGGAAAAATGTCTTGATGTGATAGAAAATAAAGTAAAGGAAAAATATGGACAGGAAAAGGTTGAAAGAGCCTACACTTCAGGGATTATAAGAAGGATAATAGAAAAAAGGGAAGGAATTCATATATATGATCAGAAGGAAGGTCTGGAAGCTTTGAAAAACAAGGGATATAATGAGATAATAACAATGTCTCTGCATATTCTTGGAGGAATTGAATATTCCAAACTGGATGACAGCTATGGGAAAGTAACAGAACCTCTTTTAAAGGCAGAAGAAGATTATCTGAAGATTGTAAATAATGAGGAATTCAACAATTTAGAAGGAAACGACGCAATCGTATTTATGGGACATGGAACAGAAAGTGCCGCAGACAGTACATATCAGAAATTGCAGGAGGAATATATAAAAGCTGGGAAAAATAACATTTTTGTGGCGACAGTTGAAGGTGAAGTGACTATTGAAGACATTATTGAAAAGCTGAAAACAGGAAATTATAAAAAAATATTATTAAAACCTTTTATGATAGTGGCAGGCGATCACGCTAAAAATGACATGGCTTCAGATGAGGAAGACTCGTGGAAAACAATGCTTAAAAATGAAGGTTATGAAGTGACAGCATTATTAAAGGGAATGGGTGAGTATGAGTTTATTCAGGATATGTTCATGGATAAACTGGAAAAAGTATATAAAAATAAAAATTAG
- a CDS encoding energy-coupling factor ABC transporter permease — MKKKTLSVLVLTGLLLVGVNGYSMHIMEGFLPLNWVLVWFAVCIPFWIIGIKKLQAVSKGSVQDKMTLALAGAFIFVLSALKIPSVTGSSSHPTGVGLSAILYGPFVTSILGTIVLIFQAGLLAHGGFTTLGANAFSMAVAGPVVSYLIYKALAKKNRGAAIFLAAAIGDLATYVVTSFQLAFAYPSPEGGVIASFIKFGTVFAVTQIPLAVIEGLLTNVVMNILEKYNVKGVEA; from the coding sequence ATGAAAAAGAAAACGTTATCAGTTTTAGTCTTGACAGGGCTGCTGTTAGTAGGAGTAAATGGTTATTCAATGCACATTATGGAAGGTTTTTTACCTTTAAACTGGGTTCTGGTATGGTTTGCTGTGTGTATTCCATTCTGGATTATAGGAATAAAGAAACTTCAGGCTGTTTCTAAAGGAAGTGTACAGGATAAAATGACACTTGCATTGGCAGGAGCATTTATATTTGTACTGTCAGCATTGAAAATTCCGTCAGTTACAGGAAGTTCATCACATCCAACGGGAGTAGGGCTTTCAGCTATACTGTACGGACCTTTTGTGACATCAATTCTAGGGACAATTGTATTAATATTTCAGGCGGGACTGCTTGCACATGGAGGGTTTACAACTCTTGGAGCAAATGCATTTTCAATGGCGGTAGCAGGACCTGTTGTATCATATTTAATTTATAAGGCACTTGCTAAAAAGAATAGGGGAGCTGCAATATTCCTTGCCGCGGCAATAGGAGATCTTGCCACATATGTAGTTACATCTTTTCAGCTGGCATTTGCATATCCGTCACCTGAAGGCGGAGTAATCGCTTCATTTATTAAATTTGGAACAGTGTTTGCAGTAACTCAGATTCCTCTTGCAGTGATTGAAGGACTTCTCACAAATGTAGTAATGAACATACTTGAAAAATATAACGTAAAAGGGGTGGAAGCATAA
- a CDS encoding energy-coupling factor ABC transporter substrate-binding protein, whose amino-acid sequence MSENKKKSVFKKNLILMLVIFLIGVAPLLFIKSEFGGSDGEGEEVIKTIKPDYEPWANSLIELPGSETESLLFALQAAIGAGVIGYVLGYFKGERKNADR is encoded by the coding sequence ATGTCGGAAAACAAAAAGAAAAGTGTATTTAAAAAGAATCTTATTTTAATGCTTGTAATATTTTTAATAGGAGTTGCTCCTTTACTTTTTATAAAATCTGAATTTGGTGGATCTGACGGTGAAGGGGAAGAAGTAATAAAAACAATAAAACCTGATTATGAGCCATGGGCTAACAGTTTAATAGAACTGCCTGGAAGTGAAACTGAAAGTCTGCTGTTTGCACTGCAGGCGGCAATAGGTGCAGGAGTCATAGGATATGTGTTAGGTTATTTCAAAGGTGAAAGAAAAAATGCTGATAGATAA
- a CDS encoding CbiQ family ECF transporter T component yields MLIDKISYTNPLKDINPGIKFILSMTTLIFLLYTGSKTVFIFNLILFNLLLLFAVKVKIGDLLKLNFIPALFILTTVVSLLLIKADIWTFLLRSFSSIAVVYFLICSTPVIDLDYIFEKLRFPKIFREMFLLIYRYIFLLFDNKEKLQNAQEVRLGYSNFKNGMKSFPMLVVAILKKTYYYNMNSIKAVESRMGKEFIFSRRKYKKIGFEIIFVLIIFAINLYLVVKYNA; encoded by the coding sequence ATGCTGATAGATAAAATATCCTACACAAATCCCTTAAAAGATATAAACCCCGGAATAAAATTTATATTATCAATGACAACTTTAATATTTTTACTTTATACTGGAAGTAAAACAGTATTTATTTTTAATTTAATACTGTTTAATTTACTTCTCCTGTTTGCTGTGAAGGTGAAAATAGGTGATTTGTTAAAGCTGAATTTTATTCCGGCTTTATTTATTTTAACAACTGTAGTTTCACTGCTGCTGATAAAGGCAGACATATGGACGTTTCTGTTACGTTCATTTTCTTCAATAGCAGTAGTGTATTTTCTAATCTGTTCTACACCTGTCATAGATTTGGACTATATATTTGAAAAACTGAGATTCCCAAAAATATTCAGGGAAATGTTTTTATTGATTTACAGATATATATTTCTATTATTTGACAATAAGGAAAAACTACAGAATGCACAGGAAGTAAGGCTTGGATACAGCAATTTTAAAAATGGCATGAAGTCATTTCCAATGCTTGTAGTTGCCATATTGAAAAAAACATATTACTATAACATGAATTCTATAAAGGCTGTAGAATCAAGAATGGGAAAGGAATTTATCTTTTCCCGCCGAAAATATAAAAAAATTGGATTTGAAATAATTTTTGTATTAATAATATTTGCAATAAACTTATATCTGGTGGTAAAATATAATGCTTAG
- a CDS encoding energy-coupling factor ABC transporter ATP-binding protein, whose product MLRLENITFSYDEETEALKDVTLNIEKGKKTLFLGENGSGKSTLFLIMNGLLKAQEGNVYFEGEKIKYRKKNLEELRRKVGIIFQDPEIQIFAPLVFQEVAYGPENLGYSPEKVEEKVNRAMKEINIEDLKDRPCHHLSYGQKKRVSIAAITAMEPELLILDEPTAWLDSKNTKRVSEILDNFSKAGKTMVVSTHDTDFAYEFADYIYVLDKGKIVRQGNRDEVFEDFEFLKKLNLNIPNILKIKSYLKYRNLDENEYYKFLEEKNLL is encoded by the coding sequence ATGCTTAGACTTGAAAATATAACTTTTTCATATGATGAAGAAACAGAAGCCCTGAAGGATGTTACTTTGAATATAGAAAAAGGTAAGAAAACATTATTTCTTGGGGAAAATGGCTCAGGAAAATCAACATTATTTTTAATAATGAACGGACTTTTAAAGGCACAGGAAGGAAATGTGTATTTTGAAGGTGAAAAGATAAAATACAGGAAAAAAAATCTGGAAGAACTAAGAAGGAAAGTAGGGATAATTTTTCAGGATCCTGAAATACAGATATTTGCCCCTTTAGTTTTTCAGGAAGTGGCGTATGGGCCTGAAAATCTTGGTTATTCTCCAGAGAAGGTGGAAGAAAAGGTAAACAGGGCAATGAAGGAAATAAATATAGAAGATTTGAAGGACAGACCTTGCCATCATTTGAGCTATGGGCAGAAAAAAAGAGTTTCGATAGCTGCAATTACAGCAATGGAACCGGAACTTCTTATTCTTGATGAGCCTACTGCATGGCTTGATTCTAAAAATACAAAAAGAGTATCGGAAATTCTGGATAATTTTTCTAAAGCAGGGAAAACAATGGTAGTATCAACACATGATACGGATTTTGCCTATGAATTTGCTGATTATATCTATGTCCTTGATAAAGGAAAAATTGTCAGGCAAGGAAATAGGGACGAAGTTTTTGAGGATTTTGAATTTTTAAAAAAATTAAATTTAAATATTCCAAATATACTGAAAATAAAAAGTTACCTCAAGTATAGAAATCTTGACGAAAACGAATATTATAAATTTCTGGAGGAAAAAAACTTGTTATGA
- a CDS encoding cobyrinate a,c-diamide synthase, translated as MKKILISGTMSGSGKTTVSSILMSAFPNVAPFKVGPDYIDPGYHELFTGNKSHNLDAFMFDEKTLKHIFDMGSEGKSIAITEGVMGLYDGIGHEKDNFSTAHLSRILDIPIILVVNAKGISTSIAAEILGFKLFDKNVKIKGVILNNVSSEKLYLNLKEAVEKYTGIECVGYLPRNEKLSVESRHLGLKQAFELKGSKELEEKKQLFKEIAEKCLDLERIYEIAEEFEIKDSMASFEPIKDLKDKYKGKRVGIAKDGAFSFYYESNLELMKFSGLEIVEFSPVKDKKIPENLDMIYLGGGYPELYWKELTENVSMKESIRQAYEQGIKIYAECGGFIYLADRLNLLDGNSGDFCGLIDVEISMRNRLNIGRFGYINIETENGIYTKGHEFHYSEVSEDNEKDKFYKIEKNDGRNWTCGYRKKSLLAGYPHISFYSNIEFFKYLIEEL; from the coding sequence ATGAAAAAAATACTCATATCAGGAACAATGAGCGGCAGCGGAAAAACTACAGTAAGTAGTATACTGATGTCAGCATTTCCAAATGTGGCCCCCTTTAAAGTGGGGCCTGACTATATAGATCCTGGATATCATGAACTTTTTACAGGAAATAAATCTCATAATCTGGATGCCTTCATGTTTGATGAGAAAACGTTGAAACATATATTTGATATGGGCTCAGAAGGCAAAAGCATAGCAATAACTGAGGGGGTTATGGGACTTTACGACGGAATTGGCCATGAAAAGGATAATTTCAGTACTGCACATCTGTCAAGAATTCTTGATATTCCAATAATTCTTGTAGTTAATGCAAAAGGGATTTCTACAAGTATTGCGGCAGAAATTCTTGGATTTAAATTATTTGATAAAAATGTTAAAATAAAGGGAGTTATTTTAAATAATGTTTCTTCTGAAAAATTGTATTTAAACTTGAAGGAAGCGGTAGAAAAATACACAGGAATTGAATGTGTAGGATATTTGCCTAGAAATGAAAAGCTTTCTGTGGAAAGCAGGCATCTGGGATTGAAGCAGGCTTTTGAACTGAAAGGCTCAAAAGAACTCGAAGAAAAAAAACAGCTTTTTAAGGAAATTGCGGAAAAATGTCTGGATTTAGAAAGAATATATGAAATAGCTGAAGAATTTGAAATTAAAGACAGTATGGCCAGCTTTGAGCCAATAAAGGATTTAAAGGATAAATATAAGGGGAAACGAGTAGGAATTGCTAAGGATGGGGCATTTTCATTTTATTATGAGTCTAATCTGGAACTGATGAAGTTTTCAGGATTGGAAATAGTGGAATTTAGCCCTGTAAAAGATAAAAAAATACCGGAAAACCTTGATATGATTTATCTTGGGGGAGGTTATCCTGAACTTTACTGGAAAGAGCTTACTGAAAATGTTTCCATGAAGGAAAGTATAAGACAGGCTTACGAACAGGGAATAAAAATTTATGCAGAATGTGGAGGATTTATTTATCTGGCAGACAGGCTGAATTTACTTGACGGAAACAGTGGAGATTTTTGTGGTCTGATAGATGTGGAAATTTCAATGAGAAACAGGCTTAACATTGGAAGATTCGGATATATAAATATAGAAACTGAAAATGGAATTTACACGAAGGGGCATGAATTTCATTATTCGGAAGTTTCTGAAGATAATGAAAAAGATAAATTTTACAAAATAGAAAAAAATGATGGAAGAAACTGGACTTGTGGATATAGGAAAAAAAGCCTGCTGGCAGGCTATCCACATATTTCTTTCTATTCAAATATAGAATTCTTCAAATATTTAATAGAGGAATTGTAA
- a CDS encoding precorrin-8X methylmutase, producing the protein MSYIKDPKGIEVRSFEIITEGLGNRADHFAENEKPIVKRLVHTTGDFGYADITEFHNDAVNCAMKAIESGCKIYCDTNMIVTGLNKMGLAKFGCSAYCLVNDEEVAKEAKERGITRSMVGIEKAVKDKDTKIFLIGNAPTALFKLLEEISKEGVEKPQLIAGVPVGFVGCPESKAALSDYDVPFIRTNGTKGGSTVAVAVLHGILYQMFERDRY; encoded by the coding sequence ATGTCATACATTAAGGATCCTAAGGGTATAGAAGTAAGAAGTTTTGAAATAATAACAGAAGGACTGGGAAACAGGGCAGATCATTTTGCTGAAAATGAAAAACCTATTGTAAAAAGGCTTGTACATACAACAGGGGATTTTGGATATGCTGATATTACGGAATTTCATAATGATGCGGTAAATTGTGCCATGAAGGCGATAGAATCAGGATGTAAAATATACTGTGATACAAATATGATTGTAACAGGACTTAATAAAATGGGGCTTGCAAAATTCGGGTGTTCAGCATATTGTCTTGTAAATGATGAGGAAGTGGCTAAAGAAGCCAAGGAAAGAGGAATTACAAGATCAATGGTTGGAATAGAGAAAGCTGTAAAAGACAAGGATACGAAAATATTTCTGATAGGAAATGCACCGACAGCACTGTTTAAACTTCTTGAAGAAATAAGCAAGGAAGGTGTGGAAAAACCTCAACTGATTGCAGGAGTTCCTGTGGGATTTGTCGGATGTCCTGAATCAAAGGCGGCACTTTCAGACTATGATGTTCCCTTTATAAGAACGAATGGAACAAAAGGGGGAAGTACAGTGGCTGTAGCAGTTCTGCACGGAATATTGTATCAGATGTTTGAAAGGGACAGATATTAG
- the cbiD gene encoding cobalt-precorrin-5B (C(1))-methyltransferase CbiD, translating to MDEYLYFRGKKLRYGYTTGSSATAATKAALMYLLDDSKHDIPEVTIKLPSGDSLTINVNSLEKKENSVLASVIKDGGDDPDVTHGLEIYSKVSLRNDSKINIFGGTGVGKVTKKGLPVAPGNSAINPVPLKMIRETVEEMLPEGLGADVEISVPKGEETAKKTLNAKLGIIGGISILGTTGIVKPMSEESWKASLAIELKMALENAGNSEAIFLFGNRGKQYLSDNFDDNTSQAIVISNFVGYMFDRACEFEAKKIYFIGELGKFVKVAGGIFHTHSRVSDAKMEILTANALLVGESTENMKKIMSSNTTEEATKYIEKTEVYSLLAEKAKQKCEEYCRRNGWELEVETLIISAEKEVLGNSRHFFDNFKRK from the coding sequence ATGGATGAATACCTCTATTTTCGTGGCAAAAAGCTAAGATATGGCTATACTACCGGAAGTTCAGCAACGGCGGCCACAAAGGCGGCACTGATGTATCTTCTAGATGACAGTAAACACGATATACCTGAAGTGACAATTAAACTTCCCTCAGGAGATTCCCTTACAATTAATGTAAATTCATTGGAAAAAAAGGAAAATAGCGTGCTGGCGTCTGTTATAAAAGACGGAGGGGATGATCCTGATGTTACCCATGGGCTGGAAATTTATTCAAAGGTGAGCTTACGGAATGATTCAAAAATAAATATTTTTGGTGGAACAGGAGTGGGAAAAGTTACTAAAAAAGGGCTTCCTGTCGCACCAGGAAATTCAGCGATAAATCCTGTTCCTTTAAAAATGATAAGGGAAACAGTGGAAGAGATGCTACCTGAAGGATTGGGGGCAGATGTGGAAATATCTGTGCCTAAGGGGGAAGAAACTGCAAAAAAGACGTTAAATGCAAAACTGGGAATTATTGGTGGGATATCAATACTGGGAACAACTGGAATAGTGAAGCCCATGTCGGAAGAATCGTGGAAGGCTTCCCTTGCAATAGAGCTTAAAATGGCACTTGAAAACGCTGGAAACAGTGAAGCGATATTTCTTTTTGGAAACAGAGGGAAGCAGTATCTCAGCGACAATTTCGATGACAATACATCGCAGGCAATTGTAATAAGTAATTTTGTTGGTTACATGTTTGACAGGGCGTGTGAATTTGAAGCAAAGAAAATCTATTTTATTGGGGAACTGGGAAAGTTTGTAAAAGTTGCAGGAGGGATATTTCATACACACAGCAGGGTTTCCGATGCAAAAATGGAAATACTTACGGCAAATGCACTGCTTGTAGGGGAAAGTACAGAAAACATGAAGAAAATAATGTCTTCAAATACGACTGAGGAAGCTACAAAATATATTGAAAAGACGGAAGTTTACAGTCTGCTGGCTGAAAAAGCGAAACAGAAATGCGAGGAATACTGCAGGAGAAACGGTTGGGAGCTGGAAGTTGAGACACTTATCATTTCTGCTGAAAAGGAAGTTCTTGGCAATAGCAGGCATTTTTTTGATAATTTTAAAAGAAAGTAG
- the cbiE gene encoding precorrin-6y C5,15-methyltransferase (decarboxylating) subunit CbiE, with translation MKINVVGLGPGNIKYISSAGIDCIKEAEILVGSARQLSDLKSVISEKQEIYILGKLGELVTYLKENIGKKITVIVSGDTGYYSLVPYLSKNLSKDILNIIPNISSYQYLFSRLGENWQNFRLASVHGREFDYIKNIDDRDFEGLVLLTDDIRNPYEITKKLYNNGIRGVTVIVGENLSYDDEKITILEIEDYERLNRKFDMNVLVLKKGENYAHI, from the coding sequence ATGAAAATAAATGTAGTAGGCTTGGGTCCAGGGAATATAAAATATATTTCTTCTGCTGGAATTGATTGTATAAAGGAAGCTGAAATTTTAGTTGGAAGTGCAAGGCAGCTTTCAGATCTGAAAAGTGTCATTTCAGAAAAACAGGAAATATATATATTAGGTAAACTGGGAGAACTTGTAACTTATTTAAAGGAAAATATTGGAAAGAAAATAACGGTTATTGTGTCGGGGGATACAGGATATTACAGTTTAGTGCCTTATCTGTCAAAAAATTTATCTAAGGACATTCTGAATATTATTCCTAATATATCATCCTACCAGTACCTGTTTTCCAGACTGGGAGAAAACTGGCAGAATTTCAGGCTGGCAAGTGTGCATGGCAGGGAATTTGATTATATTAAAAATATAGATGATAGGGATTTTGAAGGATTGGTACTGCTTACAGATGATATCCGGAATCCTTATGAGATAACAAAAAAATTATATAATAACGGAATACGGGGTGTAACAGTAATAGTCGGAGAAAATTTATCCTATGATGATGAAAAGATAACTATACTCGAAATAGAAGATTATGAAAGATTAAACAGGAAATTTGATATGAATGTACTTGTTTTAAAGAAAGGCGAAAATTATGCACATA